One part of the Salinimonas iocasae genome encodes these proteins:
- a CDS encoding UPF0149 family protein: MDRQLDYDNVTNVLFQHSVNADAAEIHGIMCGMLCGGMSLTDQKWQSVLADTTNQGEPFSQAVSFKLEQLYSQTCEQLLEGEFSLQMMLPDDQTPINDRGVALINWVQGFMLGFGLHQQDLMQCSADVKEAINDFSDISRMEEPMDADEESEKALYEVVEYVKVSALLCFSELGRSLLDDQKDSPSVH; this comes from the coding sequence GTGGACAGACAACTCGATTATGACAACGTAACAAATGTACTGTTTCAGCATTCGGTAAATGCTGATGCGGCCGAAATTCACGGAATCATGTGCGGCATGTTATGTGGTGGAATGTCCCTGACTGACCAAAAGTGGCAGTCGGTACTGGCTGATACGACTAATCAGGGCGAACCTTTCTCTCAGGCAGTTAGCTTCAAGCTTGAACAACTCTATAGTCAGACCTGTGAACAGTTACTGGAAGGCGAATTCAGTTTGCAAATGATGTTGCCGGATGACCAGACGCCAATTAATGATCGCGGTGTGGCACTGATTAACTGGGTACAGGGTTTTATGCTTGGCTTTGGCCTGCATCAACAGGATCTGATGCAATGTTCTGCTGATGTCAAAGAAGCAATTAATGACTTTTCTGATATCTCGCGCATGGAAGAACCTATGGATGCCGACGAAGAGTCGGAAAAAGCGCTTTACGAAGTTGTTGAGTATGTAAAAGTATCTGCCCTGTTGTGTTTCAGTGAACTGGGTCGCTCTTTACTTGATGATCAGAAAGACTCACCGTCGGTACATTAA
- the pepP gene encoding Xaa-Pro aminopeptidase, translating into MISQQEFIARQQRLLAQCAPDSVCIIPAARMVTRSRDTEYIFRQDSDFWYLTGFDEPDTWLLLSNHERHQHSFSAMVCQPKDKTQEIWQGRRLGAEEAIARFDLDEAYELAELPEVLMEWLYGHKHVYFALGQHHHADTFVLEALSALRNAPKEDVAPPSIQDVRPLLHEMRLFKSACEVAVMKAASKISAAAHTRAIKAARPGVYEYQLEAELHHEFSMAGARSPAYSTIVGSGENACVLHYTQNNKMLEEGDLVLIDAGAEYLGYAADITRTFPVSGKFSEPQKAIYALVLKAQQKALDFISPGVTLKDATRLVVEIITEGLIELGLLSGSLSENLENERWRQFFMHGLGHFIGLDVHDVGNYRIDGEERPLQPGMVITVEPGIYIAPDADVDAAYQGIGVRIEDDVVITATGIEVLTADVPKSIEDIEALKR; encoded by the coding sequence ATGATTAGCCAGCAGGAATTTATAGCGCGTCAGCAGCGTTTGCTGGCACAGTGTGCGCCTGACAGCGTTTGCATCATCCCGGCAGCGCGTATGGTGACCCGAAGTCGTGATACCGAATATATCTTTCGGCAGGACAGTGATTTTTGGTACCTGACGGGCTTTGACGAGCCAGATACCTGGTTGTTGCTATCTAACCACGAACGGCACCAACACTCTTTTTCAGCCATGGTATGTCAGCCTAAAGACAAGACTCAGGAAATTTGGCAGGGGCGCCGTCTTGGTGCTGAAGAGGCTATTGCCCGGTTTGACCTGGACGAAGCCTACGAGTTAGCTGAACTGCCTGAAGTACTGATGGAATGGCTGTATGGTCACAAACATGTTTACTTCGCACTGGGCCAGCACCATCATGCTGATACGTTCGTTCTGGAGGCGCTAAGCGCACTACGCAATGCGCCGAAAGAAGACGTTGCACCGCCCTCGATACAGGACGTTCGGCCGCTTTTGCATGAGATGCGGCTGTTTAAGTCTGCCTGCGAAGTTGCCGTGATGAAAGCTGCGAGCAAGATTTCTGCTGCAGCCCATACCCGGGCGATAAAAGCTGCCCGCCCTGGCGTCTATGAATATCAGCTTGAGGCAGAGCTGCACCATGAGTTTTCGATGGCAGGCGCACGTTCCCCGGCGTATTCAACCATCGTTGGCAGTGGCGAAAATGCCTGTGTTTTGCATTACACCCAAAATAACAAAATGCTGGAAGAGGGCGATCTGGTGCTGATTGATGCCGGCGCCGAGTACCTGGGATATGCAGCTGACATTACCCGTACATTTCCCGTATCCGGCAAGTTCTCAGAGCCGCAAAAAGCAATTTACGCCCTGGTTTTAAAAGCGCAGCAAAAAGCACTGGATTTCATTTCGCCGGGTGTCACGCTTAAAGACGCCACACGCTTAGTCGTTGAAATTATTACCGAAGGCTTAATAGAGCTTGGCCTTTTGAGTGGGTCATTGAGTGAAAATCTTGAAAATGAACGCTGGCGACAATTTTTCATGCATGGGCTGGGGCACTTTATTGGTCTGGATGTACATGATGTAGGTAACTACCGTATTGACGGTGAAGAAAGGCCATTACAACCAGGCATGGTTATAACGGTTGAGCCAGGCATTTATATTGCGCCTGATGCCGATGTTGATGCCGCTTATCAGGGCATTGGCGTTAGAATTGAAGATGATGTGGTTATTACCGCCACAGGTATTGAAGTATTGACGGCTGATGTGCCCAAATCGATAGAAGATATTGAGGCGCTAAAGAGATAG
- the ubiH gene encoding 2-octaprenyl-6-methoxyphenyl hydroxylase — protein sequence MTEQTATRTDIAIIGGGTVGSALALGITQRTGFDVTVIDSNTLNADQKHPGFDARVIALSRRTVDEFAELGADVTTVNAAPIKHIQVSDKGAVGLCNLHADSFRLDAFGHVIALSALGPIIGNAIGDAAKRIENTSVESARQEKERVLLNLSNGEALAARLVVLADGGRSTLAESLGFERHAEPYDQVAVICNVTLSEPHHNKAYERFTADGPLAFLPFNTDKNDTGNTFSVVWTVRPELAEQLTAMPDELFIRSLQKAFGYRHGVIRKAGDRQQYPLALRYTDRLTAHRVAVVGNAAQTLHPIAGQGFNLGLRDVIALTHILKGKDDPGSFGVLREYAHARQSDRNQTIWLTDTLVRSFSNAALPLVAGRNAGLIAMDNLHAIQQRFVRQTTGYGPSTTGN from the coding sequence GTGACAGAACAGACAGCGACACGGACGGATATTGCGATTATCGGCGGCGGCACGGTAGGCAGCGCACTGGCATTGGGCATTACGCAGCGTACCGGGTTTGACGTAACCGTTATTGATTCCAATACACTGAATGCAGATCAGAAACATCCCGGATTTGATGCCAGGGTCATCGCACTATCCCGGCGTACCGTGGATGAGTTCGCTGAGCTCGGCGCTGATGTCACCACTGTCAACGCCGCACCAATTAAACATATTCAGGTATCTGATAAAGGCGCGGTGGGGCTGTGCAACCTGCATGCAGATTCATTCAGACTGGATGCATTTGGTCATGTCATTGCGTTAAGTGCACTGGGGCCGATTATCGGCAATGCGATTGGCGATGCGGCAAAACGCATAGAAAATACTTCTGTGGAATCGGCCCGACAGGAAAAAGAGCGGGTTTTGCTCAACCTGAGTAATGGTGAGGCATTAGCAGCCCGGCTGGTAGTACTGGCCGACGGTGGCCGCTCAACGCTTGCTGAGTCTTTGGGGTTCGAGCGTCACGCAGAGCCATATGATCAGGTTGCTGTCATCTGTAATGTGACCCTGTCCGAACCTCACCATAATAAAGCCTATGAGCGATTCACCGCAGATGGTCCACTTGCGTTTCTGCCTTTTAATACCGATAAAAACGACACCGGGAATACCTTTTCTGTTGTATGGACAGTTCGCCCTGAGCTGGCTGAACAACTGACCGCGATGCCTGACGAGCTATTTATACGGTCGCTGCAGAAGGCATTTGGTTATCGCCATGGTGTTATCCGCAAGGCCGGCGACAGACAGCAGTATCCGCTTGCGCTGCGCTATACTGATCGTCTGACTGCTCATCGCGTCGCTGTGGTTGGCAATGCTGCACAGACACTTCACCCGATTGCTGGTCAGGGTTTTAATCTGGGTCTGCGTGATGTCATCGCGCTGACTCACATTCTTAAAGGCAAGGACGATCCCGGAAGCTTCGGCGTATTACGGGAGTATGCTCACGCCAGGCAGTCAGATCGCAACCAGACAATCTGGCTGACTGATACGCTGGTTCGCAGTTTTTCCAATGCTGCGCTGCCATTAGTAGCGGGGCGCAATGCAGGATTGATAGCGATGGACAATTTACACGCTATTCAGCAGCGCTTTGTCCGCCAGACAACCGGTTACGGCCCATCGACAACAGGAAATTAA
- a CDS encoding FAD-dependent monooxygenase: MHKVDIAIVGGGMAGLTMAAALSGSGLNVALISREPLEQPVGEAPMLRVSAINEANREALTALGVWQYLPEARISPYTHMHVWDKDSFGHIHFDHEQMQRAQLGHIIENQVLVNALAKRVMQQENVTLLQSSIEKVLWGEHETMVMLQNDDVVACKLVVGADGANSYVRKQVGFPMTFRDYGHTAIVATIETSQSHERTARQAFTPTGPLALLPLKEPNLCSIVWSQDTPEAERLMQLDDAEFAHALTAASNSELGTITVKSERKSFPLTMRYARQWAGEGVVIIGDAAHTIHPLAGQGANLGMQDALALAELVRQLEQQNKPIARLRYLRPFERARKAEAMKMVSAMDGFKLLFEGNNPLKKMVRGVGLVTTDNIPVLKQKLISQAMGF; this comes from the coding sequence ATGCATAAAGTTGATATTGCAATTGTAGGTGGTGGAATGGCCGGGCTGACAATGGCAGCTGCACTATCCGGCAGTGGTCTAAACGTTGCCTTGATAAGCCGCGAGCCCCTGGAGCAACCCGTTGGTGAAGCGCCAATGTTAAGGGTTAGCGCCATCAATGAGGCAAACCGCGAAGCGTTAACTGCATTAGGTGTTTGGCAATATCTGCCTGAAGCGCGCATTTCGCCCTACACCCATATGCATGTATGGGATAAAGACAGCTTTGGTCATATTCACTTTGACCATGAACAAATGCAGCGCGCGCAACTGGGTCATATTATTGAAAATCAGGTATTGGTCAATGCACTGGCTAAAAGGGTCATGCAGCAGGAGAATGTAACCCTGCTTCAAAGCAGTATAGAAAAGGTGCTGTGGGGCGAGCATGAAACGATGGTAATGCTGCAAAATGATGATGTGGTTGCCTGTAAGCTGGTGGTTGGTGCTGACGGGGCGAACTCCTATGTGCGCAAGCAGGTAGGTTTCCCCATGACGTTTCGCGATTATGGGCATACCGCTATTGTTGCGACGATAGAAACCTCACAATCCCATGAACGTACTGCCAGACAGGCATTTACGCCAACCGGACCGCTGGCGCTGTTGCCGCTCAAAGAACCCAATCTGTGTTCTATCGTCTGGTCTCAGGATACCCCTGAAGCTGAAAGGTTGATGCAACTGGACGATGCTGAGTTTGCACACGCCCTTACAGCCGCGAGTAATAGCGAACTAGGTACTATCACCGTAAAAAGCGAGCGTAAGTCATTTCCATTAACAATGCGCTATGCCAGACAGTGGGCTGGCGAAGGGGTGGTCATCATCGGCGATGCTGCGCATACCATTCATCCACTTGCCGGTCAGGGCGCCAACCTTGGTATGCAGGATGCGCTGGCACTGGCGGAATTAGTTCGCCAGCTTGAGCAGCAGAATAAACCGATTGCACGGCTTCGTTATCTACGGCCATTCGAGCGGGCCCGAAAAGCAGAGGCGATGAAAATGGTCAGTGCCATGGACGGATTCAAACTATTATTTGAAGGTAACAACCCGCTGAAAAAGATGGTTCGGGGTGTTGGCCTGGTGACTACTGATAATATCCCTGTATTGAAACAAAAACTCATCAGTCAGGCGATGGGATTTTAA